A DNA window from Desulfovibrionales bacterium contains the following coding sequences:
- a CDS encoding ATP-binding protein, translating to MKLRTKLALAFTVIIIAVTGTIAFLSIRRESDTFKEELKKQGLILANTLAEESTEAFIIDKFVHTMDYIDTISRQDYVVYAMVMDREGRVRVHNDLNRVGKVIKDADPVLDNVIATGKPYIRITDSGTEGRLYDIGVPVRVGSEVAGVARVGYSLKSIEVSTAKGSRQIILITMGGIIVGILFKILYSRQLVKPIIKLKEAAHEIAGGRFDTRIEVISRDEIGELASAFNQMSTNLKNSRDELIEAKGYTDNIIRSIVDALIVIDAQGVIETVNRATLDMLGYSADEIIGWPADKILAGDAPLKGEGLNELIAKGELRNCETLYKAKDGKEIPVLISASVRKDREGKTIHIVSTARDITERKKMEENLLKAQKLESVGILAGGIAHDFNNILTGILGNIGLAMIHMQSEDITFKRLTAAEKAALQARDLTQHLLTFSRGGAPVKKAASITELLRDSVMFALTGSNVQCEFSIPADLRPLDVDEGQINQVINNLIVNALQAMPEGGTIKVGAENIIVGAGQGLPLKEGEYVKISIEDEGIGISKAHLQKIFDPYFTTKQKGSGLGLAITYSIVRQHGGYIDVESELGVGTRFSIYLPASAERMVAGGKPKEEIIGGEGTVLLMDDEEVVRDVAGEMLKHMGYTVEFAKDGVGAIDLYIKARSSGRPFDVVIMDLTIPGGMGGKEAIKRLREINPSVKAVVSSGYSNDPIMADFRSYGFSGIVAKPYKIEELGRVLDTVRKGHAPG from the coding sequence ATGAAGCTTAGGACAAAATTAGCCCTCGCCTTTACAGTAATAATAATTGCTGTCACCGGGACCATTGCCTTCCTGTCCATCCGGCGCGAGTCCGATACTTTTAAAGAAGAGCTGAAAAAACAGGGACTCATTCTGGCCAATACCCTGGCCGAGGAAAGTACGGAGGCCTTTATTATAGATAAGTTTGTTCACACTATGGACTACATCGATACCATCTCCAGGCAGGATTACGTAGTCTATGCCATGGTCATGGACAGGGAAGGCCGGGTAAGGGTCCATAACGATCTTAACAGGGTCGGCAAGGTAATTAAGGACGCAGACCCTGTTCTGGATAATGTCATTGCCACAGGCAAACCGTATATCAGGATCACCGATTCCGGCACAGAAGGCCGTTTATATGACATAGGCGTACCGGTCAGGGTAGGATCAGAGGTGGCTGGAGTGGCCCGGGTCGGTTATTCTTTAAAAAGTATAGAGGTCTCCACAGCGAAAGGCAGCAGGCAGATAATCCTGATAACCATGGGCGGCATAATCGTCGGGATCCTTTTCAAAATACTTTACAGCAGACAGTTGGTAAAACCCATTATTAAATTAAAGGAGGCAGCCCATGAGATCGCCGGCGGCCGCTTTGACACAAGAATAGAGGTCATATCCCGGGACGAGATAGGCGAACTGGCCTCTGCTTTCAATCAGATGTCCACCAATCTGAAAAACTCCAGAGACGAATTGATAGAGGCCAAGGGCTATACGGACAATATTATAAGATCCATCGTTGATGCCCTAATCGTAATCGATGCGCAAGGAGTGATAGAGACGGTAAACAGGGCCACTTTGGATATGTTGGGGTACAGCGCAGATGAGATAATTGGGTGGCCCGCAGATAAGATTCTCGCGGGAGACGCACCCCTCAAGGGAGAAGGATTGAATGAACTCATCGCTAAAGGTGAATTAAGGAATTGTGAGACGCTTTATAAGGCCAAAGACGGCAAAGAGATCCCCGTTCTTATCAGCGCCTCGGTAAGAAAGGACAGGGAGGGTAAGACCATACATATAGTCTCTACCGCCAGAGATATCACCGAGCGCAAAAAAATGGAAGAAAATCTCCTGAAGGCCCAGAAGCTTGAATCAGTGGGCATTCTGGCGGGTGGTATTGCCCATGATTTCAATAACATCTTGACCGGAATTCTAGGCAATATCGGTCTGGCTATGATACATATGCAATCTGAAGACATAACCTTTAAGAGGTTAACCGCAGCGGAAAAAGCGGCCCTCCAGGCTAGGGATCTGACCCAACACCTGCTCACCTTTTCCAGGGGCGGAGCGCCGGTCAAGAAGGCAGCCTCGATTACAGAACTGTTGAGGGATTCTGTCATGTTTGCGCTGACCGGTTCCAATGTCCAGTGTGAATTTTCCATCCCGGCCGACCTCCGGCCGCTTGACGTGGATGAAGGGCAGATAAATCAGGTTATCAATAACCTGATTGTCAATGCCCTTCAGGCCATGCCGGAAGGCGGGACAATTAAAGTAGGGGCGGAAAATATAATCGTGGGCGCCGGACAGGGCCTGCCACTCAAAGAAGGAGAATATGTAAAAATATCTATTGAAGATGAGGGGATCGGCATATCAAAGGCGCATCTTCAGAAGATATTTGATCCCTATTTCACTACCAAACAAAAAGGCAGCGGCCTGGGGCTCGCCATTACCTATTCTATTGTCAGACAACATGGTGGATATATTGATGTAGAATCTGAGTTGGGGGTTGGGACGAGATTCTCTATCTATCTGCCTGCTTCTGCTGAAAGGATGGTGGCTGGAGGAAAGCCAAAGGAGGAGATAATCGGAGGAGAAGGAACGGTGCTCCTGATGGACGACGAAGAGGTGGTCAGAGATGTGGCCGGAGAGATGTTGAAACACATGGGATACACGGTGGAATTTGCCAAAGACGGCGTCGGGGCGATAGACCTGTATATAAAAGCGAGGTCGTCAGGCAGGCCTTTTGATGTAGTCATCATGGATTTGACCATACCGGGAGGTATGGGTGGCAAGGAAGCTATCAAAAGATTACGGGAGATAAATCCTTCCGTCAAGGCGGTTGTATCCAGCGGCTATTCCAACGACCCGATTATGGCTGACTTCAGAAGCTACGGGTTCAGCGGTATCGTAGCCAAACCCTACAAAATAGAAGAACTGGGCAGGGTATTGGACACGGTCAGAAAGGGGCACGCCCCGGGTTAA
- a CDS encoding phosphate/phosphite/phosphonate ABC transporter substrate-binding protein yields the protein MQERKIGQKRYREGMEMARAITGFFIFFFIGILTAGGCTKNEETAIGKKAASETAGDKRAVFRLAVQPCWSPPDTFTMFTPLADYLSRETGLNIKLVILETEEDFHEALDTAAFTLQDAFSIYAHNKKSAAFDPLAIAVSEDGETEERGVIIVRADSSIKGLSDLKGKTFLFGAPHNTPKFAGAYITLKGAGIDPNRDLKGYEFGGDCDDNAMSVFLGEYDAGAVCKDFAEGPEGKKKFNFKTDLRIVADTVPLPSWMLAASKDVDRKVVEKVRNALLKIGPQSPLAEEVLKESEWSGFIAVNGKELSRIDNLVRKYSIPVR from the coding sequence ATGCAGGAGAGAAAAATCGGACAAAAACGGTATAGGGAAGGCATGGAGATGGCCAGGGCAATAACAGGCTTTTTTATATTTTTTTTCATTGGAATCTTAACGGCCGGCGGGTGTACTAAAAACGAAGAGACGGCCATCGGGAAAAAAGCGGCCTCAGAAACGGCGGGAGACAAAAGAGCGGTATTCAGACTGGCCGTCCAGCCCTGCTGGAGTCCCCCGGATACATTTACCATGTTTACGCCGCTGGCAGATTATCTATCAAGGGAGACCGGACTGAATATAAAGCTGGTTATCCTGGAAACAGAAGAAGATTTTCATGAGGCATTGGATACAGCGGCATTTACCCTGCAGGACGCCTTTTCCATATACGCGCACAACAAAAAGAGCGCTGCTTTTGATCCCTTGGCGATTGCCGTTTCGGAAGATGGGGAGACTGAAGAAAGGGGGGTAATCATCGTCAGAGCGGATAGCTCTATTAAGGGCTTAAGCGATTTAAAAGGCAAGACATTTTTGTTTGGCGCCCCGCATAATACGCCAAAGTTCGCCGGGGCATATATAACCCTGAAAGGGGCCGGGATCGACCCCAACCGTGACCTGAAAGGCTATGAGTTCGGCGGGGACTGTGACGATAACGCCATGTCCGTATTTTTAGGGGAATACGATGCCGGCGCAGTATGTAAAGATTTTGCGGAGGGGCCGGAGGGTAAGAAGAAGTTCAACTTTAAAACTGACCTGAGGATTGTGGCCGATACCGTACCCTTACCGAGCTGGATGCTGGCGGCCTCGAAGGATGTGGACAGGAAGGTGGTGGAAAAGGTCAGGAATGCCTTATTAAAAATAGGACCGCAAAGCCCCCTGGCTGAGGAAGTCCTGAAAGAGAGCGAATGGAGCGGATTTATAGCCGTTAACGGCAAGGAACTGTCACGCATCGACAACCTGGTTCGTAAGTATTCGATACCCGTACGGTGA
- a CDS encoding ATP-binding protein — MGRRVFLVGPNASGKSNFLDVFRFLRDIAKPGGGLQKAVSDRGGISKIRCLAARKDPQVEIEVHLAEGNGNDPVWRYAIGILQESRGYRQPYLKYEKVWKGAELILNRPDSHDREDKLRLTQTHIEQINANFLFRDVAEFFQTIGYSHLVPQLLRYPDAFAGPAPAGFEDPFGRTFLEQVVQTPEKTRKARLRKIEKALRLAVPQLKQLTDTKDERGIPHLEAVYEHWRPHAGKQTEEQFSDGTLRLIGFLWSMLEGDSLLLLEEPELSLHAAIIRKLPGLIWRMQSKKKRQIVISTHSYDLLSDKGIGGEEVLLLTPGVEGTKVEPAAEIAEVHQLLESGFSVAEAALPRTEPKDIGQLSLFND, encoded by the coding sequence ATGGGGAGGAGGGTATTCCTGGTCGGTCCAAACGCCTCGGGGAAATCCAACTTCCTTGATGTCTTTCGATTTCTCCGGGATATTGCCAAACCCGGAGGTGGATTGCAGAAGGCAGTGAGTGATCGAGGCGGCATATCCAAAATAAGGTGCCTTGCGGCCCGCAAGGATCCCCAGGTGGAAATAGAAGTGCACCTTGCGGAAGGTAATGGCAATGATCCCGTGTGGCGGTATGCGATTGGCATCTTACAGGAAAGCAGGGGCTATCGCCAGCCGTATCTCAAGTATGAGAAGGTTTGGAAAGGCGCAGAACTGATTCTCAACAGGCCGGATTCTCATGACCGAGAGGATAAGCTGCGCCTGACACAGACCCATATCGAGCAGATCAACGCCAATTTTTTGTTCAGAGATGTGGCCGAGTTCTTCCAGACCATCGGCTATTCACATCTGGTGCCGCAACTGCTGAGATATCCGGATGCTTTTGCGGGACCGGCGCCGGCTGGTTTTGAAGACCCGTTCGGCCGCACTTTCCTGGAACAGGTAGTGCAGACGCCGGAAAAGACCCGCAAGGCACGTCTCAGGAAAATTGAGAAGGCATTACGGCTGGCGGTTCCTCAGCTCAAGCAGCTCACCGATACCAAAGATGAAAGAGGTATTCCCCATTTAGAGGCGGTCTATGAGCATTGGCGTCCCCACGCCGGGAAACAGACGGAGGAGCAGTTCTCGGATGGGACATTGCGTCTTATTGGCTTTCTCTGGTCCATGCTGGAAGGAGATTCCCTATTGCTTCTAGAGGAGCCCGAGTTGTCGCTTCATGCCGCGATAATACGTAAACTTCCTGGGCTTATATGGCGGATGCAGAGTAAGAAAAAGAGACAGATCGTAATAAGCACGCACAGCTATGATCTCCTGTCCGACAAGGGCATTGGTGGAGAAGAGGTGTTGCTGCTTACGCCCGGTGTAGAAGGGACTAAAGTCGAGCCGGCTGCCGAAATAGCTGAGGTGCATCAATTACTGGAAAGCGGTTTCAGCGTGGCCGAAGCCGCCCTGCCAAGGACAGAACCCAAAGACATTGGACAATTAAGCCTATTCAATGACTGA
- a CDS encoding DUF4276 family protein: protein MTEIVPIHLAVEDDLSEAVMRRILQQCGRSYYIGSCYSQRGFGYLKRNVKGFNNAAKGTPFLILTDLDRSECAPTLISEWISAPIQKNLLFRVAVRTVEAWLLADRTTFARFMGLSEKNLPENPDELEAPKQFLVELAQKCRKRQLRQALAPPAGSTAKVGPDYNGKLIAFVQELWSPNKAAKHSPSLYRTVKAVSSFQPVYGDSRK from the coding sequence ATGACTGAAATCGTTCCCATACACCTCGCTGTCGAGGACGATCTGAGTGAAGCAGTCATGCGGCGCATTCTCCAGCAATGCGGTCGCTCCTATTACATAGGGAGCTGCTATAGTCAGCGAGGCTTCGGCTACTTGAAAAGAAATGTCAAAGGTTTCAACAATGCGGCCAAAGGAACGCCTTTCCTTATTTTGACCGACCTCGACAGATCGGAATGTGCACCGACCCTGATTAGTGAGTGGATTTCGGCTCCTATCCAGAAGAACCTGCTATTCCGGGTAGCGGTAAGGACAGTAGAAGCCTGGCTGCTTGCGGATCGAACAACTTTTGCACGTTTCATGGGTCTCTCGGAAAAGAATCTCCCAGAGAACCCAGACGAACTCGAAGCCCCTAAGCAGTTTCTTGTCGAACTGGCCCAAAAATGCCGGAAACGGCAATTGCGTCAAGCTCTTGCGCCTCCGGCTGGGAGCACTGCAAAGGTAGGTCCGGACTATAACGGCAAGCTGATTGCTTTTGTTCAAGAGCTATGGAGTCCAAACAAAGCTGCAAAGCATTCACCGAGCTTGTATCGAACTGTAAAGGCAGTGTCATCATTTCAGCCCGTTTATGGGGATTCAAGGAAGTGA
- a CDS encoding nucleotidyltransferase family protein, whose product MKTKEEILKMLAALNPELQSRYKIKEIGVFGSLVRGEQTAASDVDLLVDFSEDADLFDLVGLSLFLEEKLRCKVDVVTKRALRPEIRDAVLREVAAI is encoded by the coding sequence ATGAAAACCAAGGAAGAAATTCTCAAAATGTTAGCGGCATTGAACCCCGAACTTCAATCCCGGTACAAGATCAAAGAAATTGGGGTGTTTGGCTCCTTGGTTCGGGGCGAACAGACGGCGGCAAGTGATGTTGACCTCTTGGTGGATTTCAGCGAAGATGCCGATCTTTTTGACCTGGTGGGGCTATCGCTTTTCCTCGAAGAAAAACTTCGCTGCAAAGTCGATGTGGTTACCAAAAGAGCTCTCAGACCGGAGATTCGCGATGCGGTGCTAAGGGAGGTCGCCGCCATATGA
- a CDS encoding DUF86 domain-containing protein produces MRDYKLYLKDILEAMTSIETFVEGMDFESFRADDKTSSAVIRKFEIIGEAAKKVPDEIRQDYPSVPWKEMAGMRDKLIHFYAGVDYPLVWKTITRRLPEVKLHIQKIVEERQ; encoded by the coding sequence ATGAGAGACTATAAGCTCTACCTGAAAGATATCCTGGAAGCAATGACCAGTATTGAAACGTTCGTAGAAGGGATGGATTTTGAGTCATTCCGTGCGGATGACAAAACATCAAGTGCCGTGATACGGAAGTTTGAGATTATTGGTGAAGCAGCGAAGAAAGTTCCTGACGAAATACGGCAGGATTATCCTTCGGTGCCCTGGAAGGAGATGGCAGGTATGCGAGACAAGCTTATTCATTTTTACGCTGGGGTTGATTATCCTCTGGTCTGGAAAACTATAACAAGGCGCTTGCCCGAAGTAAAGTTGCATATTCAGAAGATTGTAGAGGAAAGGCAATAA